Proteins found in one Dermacentor silvarum isolate Dsil-2018 chromosome 8, BIME_Dsil_1.4, whole genome shotgun sequence genomic segment:
- the LOC119462284 gene encoding germ cell nuclear acidic protein isoform X2, whose product MLSDPWRLRPAVPDVIGDDVSSDDDDDYYDDSGLADAYEIARKVREANARLRADITPLESSRQRRVQFRDPIRAVFFFTPDGGEENGEEDEDDNEDDDGEEYEDEGSPKAEDALAHSGPVRRLVTAAVERRSSLTGEEPDEPSSTVMMAAGGPEGADDDDVDDDFEQRIAHANDSGDDVDSFESDDNPSVSEDISELSSEGKDDNQEASVQEASGAADAEDDRRSPDAASTVSASSDSPEHRPALKPASSWDSSLEEAASSTAQEGPVNFDLGAKDDNESVDEEPAVAASGAPKSVAEPEVTSQSTVRSGDASSTVGDGKAGAVGPLRKEVPAAQPSVAADRPSTSPATLTSIYGASPRPRPVVTTGRNGGGAARGAPTTISGSRGRPGSVPNEADQRARSSWNRATRQTPLQLSARSARSVPSALPMAKSAEHGPRQQLSTRGSTSKLVQRPPLLARHDRVLSADEAKMANNMASTTVVRGSRSTYSLPRELKEELMRKKRRERELRLQRQAREESERRERALEAERAFRAWLTKKRREESLTRPGSLASRDDDSSPSESSRVTDADGRRAASSGAFEAWLRRKQRQQREDELRRTLRELDLAATEKPRRSRHEAQQVYLEWLERKYEEERQRRLAALTERRGGREAALSARSLRILERYLRSDEFARYPELVV is encoded by the exons ATGCTGTCGGACCCCTGGCGGCTGCGACCGGCAGTGCCCGATGTGATCGGAGATGACGTCAGCTcggacgatgacgacgactacTACGATGACAGTG GTTTGGCCGATGCGTACGAGATCGCGCGCAAAGTGCGCGAGGCCAACGCCCGGCTGCGGGCCGACATCACGCCCCTGGAATCGAGCCGCCAACGACGGGTTCAGTTCCGGGATCCCATCCGGGCCGTGTTCTTCTTCACGCCCGATGGCGGGGAGGAGAACGGCGAGGAGGATGAAGACGATAACGAGGATGACGACGGGGAGGAATACGAAGACGAGGGCTCCCCGAAGGCCGAGGACGCGCTGGCGCACTCCGGCCCAGTTCGGAGGCTCGTGACGGCCGCCGTGGAACGAAGGAGCAGTCTGACGGGCGAGGAACCGGACGAGCCTTCTTCTACGGTGATGATGGCAGCTGGCGGACCAGAGGGCGCTGACGACGACGATGTCGACGACGACTTCGAGCAGAGAATTGCGCATGCGAACGACTCCGGTGACGACGTT GACAGTTTCGAGTCGGACGACAACCCGTCGGTGAGCGAGGACATCTCCGAGCTGTCGTCGGAAGGCAAGGACGACAACCAGGAGGCGTCCGTGCAGGAAGCGAGCGGCGCGGCGGACGCCGAAGACGACAGGCGCTCGCCAGATGCCGCCAGCACTGTTTCGGCGTCAAGTGATTCTCCGGAGCACCGGCCAGCGCTGAAGCCAGCAAGCTCTTGGGACAGCAGCTTGGAAGAGGCAGCCAGCAGCACTGCGCAGGAAGGACCGGTGAACTTTGACCTCGGCGCAAAGGACGACAACGAATCGGTTGATGAGGAACCCGCGGTCGCGGCTAGCGGCGCTCCGAAGAGCGTCGCAGAGCCGGAGGTGACTTCACAGTCTACGGTGAGAAGCGGTGATGCCTCCAGTACAGTCGGCGACGGAAAG GCTGGTGCCGTTGGACCTCTACGGAAGGAGGTGCCTGCCGCGCAACCTAGTGTCGCCGCGGACAGGCCTTCCACCAGCCCAGCCACGCTGACCTCGATCTACGGGGCCTCGCCGCGACCGAGACCGGTGGTGACCACTGGTCGTAACGGCGGAGGAGCCGCTCGCGGTGCTCCGACCACGATCAGTGGGAGTCGTGGCCGCCCGGGCTCTGTTCCGAACGAAGCTGACCAGCGTGCAAGGAGCTCTTGGAACAGGGCCACGCGGCAGACACCGCTGCAGCTTTCAGCACGGAGTGCTCGGAGCGTGCCGTCGGCCTTGCCGATGGCAAAGTCTGCCGAGCACGGGCCGCGTCAGCAACTTTCGACTCGCGGCAGCACCTCGAAGCTG GTTCAGCGGCCGCCACTGTTGGCGAGACACGACCGAGTGTTGTCTGCAGACGAGGCGAAGATGGCGAACAACATGGCGTCCACCACCGTCGTGCGCGGCTCGAGATCGACGTACTCACTGCCTCGGGAGCTCAAAGAGGAGCTGATGCGCAAGAAGCGACGCGAGAGAGAGCTGCGACTGCAGCGCCAAGCACGCGAGGAGAGCGAGCGACGGGAGCGCGCCCTGGAGGCGGAGCGGGCTTTTCGGGCATGGCTGACTAAGAAACGTCGAGAGGAAAGCTTGACGCGCCCAGGCAGCTTGGCCAGCAGAGAT GACGATTCGTCGCCGAGCGAATCGTCACGTGTCACGGACGCAGATGGGCGGCGTGCCGCGTCCTCGGGCGCTTTCGAGGCGTGGCTACGGCgcaagcagcggcagcagcgcgaGGACGAGCTGCGGCGCACACTACGGGAGCTCGACCTGGCGGCGACGGAGAAACCCCGCCGGTCGCGACACGAGGCGCAGCAGGTGTACCTGGA ATGGCTGGAGCGCAAGTACGAAGAAGAGCGCCAGCGCCGCCTAGCGGCTTTGACCGAACGTCGAGGAGGCCGTGAGGCAGCGCTGTCGGCGCGTTCCCTGCGGATCCTCGAGCGCTACCTTCGCAGCGACGAGTTCGCCCGATACCCGGAGCTGGTGGTCTAG
- the LOC119462284 gene encoding serine/arginine repetitive matrix protein 2 isoform X1, whose translation MLSDPWRLRPAVPDVIGDDVSSDDDDDYYDDSGLADAYEIARKVREANARLRADITPLESSRQRRVQFRDPIRAVFFFTPDGGEENGEEDEDDNEDDDGEEYEDEGSPKAEDALAHSGPVRRLVTAAVERRSSLTGEEPDEPSSTVMMAAGGPEGADDDDVDDDFEQRIAHANDSGDDVDSFESDDNPSVSEDISELSSEGKDDNQEASVQEASGAADAEDDRRSPDAASTVSASSDSPEHRPALKPASSWDSSLEEAASSTAQEGPVNFDLGAKDDNESVDEEPAVAASGAPKSVAEPEVTSQSTVRSGDASSTVGDGKQAGAVGPLRKEVPAAQPSVAADRPSTSPATLTSIYGASPRPRPVVTTGRNGGGAARGAPTTISGSRGRPGSVPNEADQRARSSWNRATRQTPLQLSARSARSVPSALPMAKSAEHGPRQQLSTRGSTSKLVQRPPLLARHDRVLSADEAKMANNMASTTVVRGSRSTYSLPRELKEELMRKKRRERELRLQRQAREESERRERALEAERAFRAWLTKKRREESLTRPGSLASRDDDSSPSESSRVTDADGRRAASSGAFEAWLRRKQRQQREDELRRTLRELDLAATEKPRRSRHEAQQVYLEWLERKYEEERQRRLAALTERRGGREAALSARSLRILERYLRSDEFARYPELVV comes from the exons ATGCTGTCGGACCCCTGGCGGCTGCGACCGGCAGTGCCCGATGTGATCGGAGATGACGTCAGCTcggacgatgacgacgactacTACGATGACAGTG GTTTGGCCGATGCGTACGAGATCGCGCGCAAAGTGCGCGAGGCCAACGCCCGGCTGCGGGCCGACATCACGCCCCTGGAATCGAGCCGCCAACGACGGGTTCAGTTCCGGGATCCCATCCGGGCCGTGTTCTTCTTCACGCCCGATGGCGGGGAGGAGAACGGCGAGGAGGATGAAGACGATAACGAGGATGACGACGGGGAGGAATACGAAGACGAGGGCTCCCCGAAGGCCGAGGACGCGCTGGCGCACTCCGGCCCAGTTCGGAGGCTCGTGACGGCCGCCGTGGAACGAAGGAGCAGTCTGACGGGCGAGGAACCGGACGAGCCTTCTTCTACGGTGATGATGGCAGCTGGCGGACCAGAGGGCGCTGACGACGACGATGTCGACGACGACTTCGAGCAGAGAATTGCGCATGCGAACGACTCCGGTGACGACGTT GACAGTTTCGAGTCGGACGACAACCCGTCGGTGAGCGAGGACATCTCCGAGCTGTCGTCGGAAGGCAAGGACGACAACCAGGAGGCGTCCGTGCAGGAAGCGAGCGGCGCGGCGGACGCCGAAGACGACAGGCGCTCGCCAGATGCCGCCAGCACTGTTTCGGCGTCAAGTGATTCTCCGGAGCACCGGCCAGCGCTGAAGCCAGCAAGCTCTTGGGACAGCAGCTTGGAAGAGGCAGCCAGCAGCACTGCGCAGGAAGGACCGGTGAACTTTGACCTCGGCGCAAAGGACGACAACGAATCGGTTGATGAGGAACCCGCGGTCGCGGCTAGCGGCGCTCCGAAGAGCGTCGCAGAGCCGGAGGTGACTTCACAGTCTACGGTGAGAAGCGGTGATGCCTCCAGTACAGTCGGCGACGGAAAG CAGGCTGGTGCCGTTGGACCTCTACGGAAGGAGGTGCCTGCCGCGCAACCTAGTGTCGCCGCGGACAGGCCTTCCACCAGCCCAGCCACGCTGACCTCGATCTACGGGGCCTCGCCGCGACCGAGACCGGTGGTGACCACTGGTCGTAACGGCGGAGGAGCCGCTCGCGGTGCTCCGACCACGATCAGTGGGAGTCGTGGCCGCCCGGGCTCTGTTCCGAACGAAGCTGACCAGCGTGCAAGGAGCTCTTGGAACAGGGCCACGCGGCAGACACCGCTGCAGCTTTCAGCACGGAGTGCTCGGAGCGTGCCGTCGGCCTTGCCGATGGCAAAGTCTGCCGAGCACGGGCCGCGTCAGCAACTTTCGACTCGCGGCAGCACCTCGAAGCTG GTTCAGCGGCCGCCACTGTTGGCGAGACACGACCGAGTGTTGTCTGCAGACGAGGCGAAGATGGCGAACAACATGGCGTCCACCACCGTCGTGCGCGGCTCGAGATCGACGTACTCACTGCCTCGGGAGCTCAAAGAGGAGCTGATGCGCAAGAAGCGACGCGAGAGAGAGCTGCGACTGCAGCGCCAAGCACGCGAGGAGAGCGAGCGACGGGAGCGCGCCCTGGAGGCGGAGCGGGCTTTTCGGGCATGGCTGACTAAGAAACGTCGAGAGGAAAGCTTGACGCGCCCAGGCAGCTTGGCCAGCAGAGAT GACGATTCGTCGCCGAGCGAATCGTCACGTGTCACGGACGCAGATGGGCGGCGTGCCGCGTCCTCGGGCGCTTTCGAGGCGTGGCTACGGCgcaagcagcggcagcagcgcgaGGACGAGCTGCGGCGCACACTACGGGAGCTCGACCTGGCGGCGACGGAGAAACCCCGCCGGTCGCGACACGAGGCGCAGCAGGTGTACCTGGA ATGGCTGGAGCGCAAGTACGAAGAAGAGCGCCAGCGCCGCCTAGCGGCTTTGACCGAACGTCGAGGAGGCCGTGAGGCAGCGCTGTCGGCGCGTTCCCTGCGGATCCTCGAGCGCTACCTTCGCAGCGACGAGTTCGCCCGATACCCGGAGCTGGTGGTCTAG